The following coding sequences lie in one Rutidosis leptorrhynchoides isolate AG116_Rl617_1_P2 chromosome 4, CSIRO_AGI_Rlap_v1, whole genome shotgun sequence genomic window:
- the LOC139839635 gene encoding protein THYLAKOID ASSEMBLY 8, chloroplastic-like, which translates to MNCGVYGIVCIQARMRCAFMERSNGPSLEFGKKVGRGVRMRVTMRDRSKNRKPLQKGRNLSIEAIQTVQALKRASKSVDQQQVIYSKFSRLLKFDMMAILRELFRQDQSQLALTVFAEIQKEHWYKPEVTLYAEMILVLARNGLYDEVDTIYLEMKGEKGRLQAKTEGFNVLLETLMSYNFIKLVMDCFELMKEVGCEPDRSTFKLLVSHLESKGETSLSESVRREAQKYYGDSIEFVDEQENMEMNNT; encoded by the exons ATGAATTGCGGTGTATATGGCATCGTTTGTATACAAGCAAGAATGCGTTGTGCTTTTATGGAACGTTCAAACGGCCCATCACTTGAATTTGGGAAGAAAGTTGGTAGAGGGGTACGGATGAGAGTAACAATGAGAGACAGAAGCAAAAATAGGAAACCCTTGCAGAAAGGTCGAAATCTGAGCATCGAAGCCATCCAAACAGTTCAAGCACTCAAACGCGCATCTAAATCCGTAGACCAACAGCAAGTCATTTATTCCAAGTTTAGCAGGTTACTCAAGTTTGATATGATGGCCATCCTTCGTGAACTCTTTCGCCAAGACCAATCCCAATTGGCTCTTACG GTATTTGCAGAAATTCAAAAAGAGCATTGGTACAAACCCGAGGTAACGTTATATGCTGAAATGATCTTGGTCTTGGCAAGGAATGGCTTGTATGATGAAGTTGATACGATATATCTTGAAATGAAAGGCGAAAAAGGTAGATTACAGGCCAAAACCGAGGGCTTTAATGTGTTGTTGGAAACTTTGATGAGTTACAACTTCATTAAACTAGTAATGGATTGCTTTGAGTTGATGAAAGAGGTAGGCTGTGAGCCAGATAGGTCAACATTCAAGTTATTAGTCAGCCATTTAGAGTCAAAAGGCGAAACAAGCCTTTCAGAAAGTGTTAGGAGAGAAGCTCAAAAATATTATGGTGATTCCATTGAGTTTGTAGATGAACAAGAAAATATGGAAATGAACAACACTTAG
- the LOC139839634 gene encoding calcium-dependent protein kinase 26-like, translating to MGNTCRGSSAVKVNQSLNQPEKKSSSNRHNQSSSNYSSTTSKPKNRVVEVPKKETKSHLNPTPEPKSPLKEATMNRHNPNQIYYVLGHKTDNIRDLYTVGQKLGQGQFGTTYLCTENSTGTNYACKSISKRKLISKEDVEDVRREIQIMHHLAGHKNIVTIKGAYEDPLYVHIVMELCNGGELFDRIIQRGQYTERKAAELTKIIVGVVEACHSLGVMHRDLKPENFLLVNKDDDFSLKAIDFGLSVFFKPGQIFKDVVGSPYYVAPEVLLKHYGPEADVWTAGVILYILLSGVPPFWAETQQGIFDAVLKADIDFESDPWPVISDSGKDLIRKMLCPHPEQRLTAHQVLCHPWICENGVAPDRALDPAVLSRLKQFSAMNKLKKMALRVIAESLSEEEIAGLKEMFKAMDTDNSGAITFDELKAGLRRFGSTLKDTEIRDLMDAADVDNSGTIDYGEFVAATMHLNKLDREEHLVSAFQYFDKDGSGYITVDELQQACTDHNMTDFLVEDIIKEADQDNDGRIDYGEFVAMMTKGNGGIGRRTMRKSLNIRKQGDQ from the exons atgGGCAATACATGCCGTGGTTCTTCTGCTGTAAAAGTAAATCAGAGCTTAAATCAGCCTGAAAAAAAGTCAAGTTCCAATAGACATAACCAGAGCTCATCGAACTACTCATCTACTACTTCGAAACCTAAAAATCGCGTAGTCGAAGTTCCAAAAAAAGAAACCAAATCCCATTTGAATCCTACCCCGGAACCGAAATCCCCACTTAAAGAAGCCACCATGAACCGCCACAACCCCAATCAGATTTATTATGTTCTTGGTCATAAAACTGACAACATTCGTGATCTTTATACGGTGGGTCAAAAACTCGGTCAAGGTCAGTTTGGTACAACTTATTTATGCACCGAGAATTCAACGGGTACAAACTATGCGTGCAAGTCTATTTCGAAAAGGAAGTTGATTTCAAAAGAGGATGTAGAAGATGTTAGGAGGGAGATTCAGATAATGCACCATTTGGCCGGACATAAGAATATTGTAACGATTAAGGGTGCATATGAAGATCCTTTATACGTTCATATCGTTATGGAGCTTTGTAATGGTGGAGAATTGTTTGATCGGATTATTCAAAGAGGGCAATATACTGAAAGAAAAGCAGCTGAATTGACTAAGATTATTGTCGGTGTTGTTGAAGCGTGCCATTCGCTTGGAGTCATGCATCGAGATTTGAAACCCGAGAACTTTTTGTTGGTTAACAAGGATGATGATTTTTCACTCAAGGCCATTGATTTTGGACTCTCAGTTTTCTTCAAGCCAG GTCAAATTTTCAAGGATGTGGTGGGAAGCCCATATTATGTTGCACCAGAGGTGCTTTTGAAGCATTACGGTCCGGAAGCAGATGTGTGGACCGCAGGGGTGATACTTTATATACTTCTAAGTGGTGTACCTCCGTTTTGGGCCG AAACACAACAAGGGATATTTGATGCAGTTCTGAAGGCAGATATAGACTTTGAATCGGACCCATGGCCCGTTATATCTGATAGTGGGAAGGATCTTATTAGAAAGATGTTATGTCCTCATCCTGAACAGCGTTTAACCGCTCATCAAGTTCTCT GTCATCCATGGATATGTGAAAACGGTGTTGCTCCTGATAGAGCACTTGATCCTGCGGTTCTTTCTCGTTTGAAGCAGTTCTCTGCCATGAATAAGTTAAAGAAAATGGCTTTGCGG GTGATAGCCGAAAGCTTGTCTGAAGAAGAGATTGCCGGGTTGAAAGAAATGTTCAAGGCAATGGATACGGATAACAGTGGTGCCATTACATTTGATGAACTGAAAGCTGGTCTAAGAAGGTTCGGTTCAACGTTAAAGGATACAGAGATTCGAGACCTTATGGATGCG GCGGATGTGGATAACAGTGGGACAATTGACTACGGAGAATTTGTTGCTGCTACGATGCACTTGAACAAACTGGACCGTGAGGAGCATCTAGTTTCTGCTTTCCAGTATTTTGATAAGGATGGAAGTGGTTATATTACAGTTGATGAGCTTCAACAAGCGTGTACAGATCACAATATGACTGATTTTCTTGTGGAGGATATCATTAAGGAAGCCGATCAAGATAAT GATGGAAGGATTGATTATGGAGAATTTGTTGCTATGATGACAAAAGGAAATGGAGGAATTGGAAGACGAACAATGCGCAAGAGTCTTAACATAAGAAAGCAAGGGGATCAATAA